The following proteins are encoded in a genomic region of Methanoculleus bourgensis MS2:
- a CDS encoding DUF2115 domain-containing protein: MSPGEGETDIRRVCARLRSATTRAELAEVLYREVSGYSLFDLQALRGRVERDLRSLPAGYRQRLYPRVMEQLFDTHHALISTARRGDLDALDEPLTGQFQEFCGMVEKTCLTLESDPRLSLLYYLLAAFNLFVLDRPGHPVGTPFPGGFEVEVRNGEYVCPVREKADDVENALCPYCPAKQSDT, translated from the coding sequence ATGAGCCCGGGAGAAGGTGAGACGGATATCCGCCGGGTCTGCGCCCGCCTGCGGTCGGCAACGACCAGGGCGGAACTTGCGGAGGTCCTCTACCGGGAGGTCTCGGGCTACTCGCTCTTTGACCTCCAGGCGCTACGGGGGAGGGTGGAGCGGGACCTCCGGTCTCTCCCTGCCGGGTACCGACAACGCCTCTACCCCCGGGTGATGGAGCAGCTCTTTGATACGCATCATGCCCTCATCTCAACAGCCCGCCGGGGCGACCTGGATGCGCTGGACGAGCCGCTTACGGGGCAGTTCCAGGAGTTCTGCGGGATGGTTGAGAAGACGTGCCTCACCCTGGAGAGCGATCCGCGTCTCAGCCTCCTCTACTACCTCCTCGCCGCCTTCAACCTCTTCGTCCTCGACCGCCCCGGCCACCCGGTGGGCACGCCATTCCCGGGGGGGTTCGAGGTCGAGGTCAGGAACGGGGAGTACGTCTGCCCGGTCCGGGAGAAGGCTGACGATGTTGAGAATGCTCTATGTCCCTACTGTCCGGCAAAACAGAGTGATACGTGA